A genomic region of Chitinivibrionales bacterium contains the following coding sequences:
- the ilvN gene encoding acetolactate synthase small subunit — MNTRTISVLVENHSGTLSRISGLFASRGYNIASLTVGETEDPSISRMTIVVEGDEAIIEQVVKQLNKLIDVIKVIDFEGQPVIEREFILVRVDSTKSSRHEIVELADLFGAKVAYVGSSSITFELSAPYDIINDFIGLIKPYGVKELIRTGKVAMAQARK; from the coding sequence ATGAACACACGGACCATTTCGGTGCTTGTGGAAAACCACAGCGGCACGCTGTCCCGCATTTCGGGCCTGTTCGCGAGCCGCGGATACAACATCGCGAGCCTCACGGTCGGGGAGACCGAAGACCCTTCGATCTCCCGCATGACCATCGTGGTGGAGGGCGACGAGGCGATCATCGAGCAGGTGGTGAAGCAGCTCAATAAGCTGATCGACGTGATCAAGGTGATCGACTTTGAGGGGCAGCCGGTGATCGAGCGAGAGTTCATCCTCGTGCGCGTCGACTCTACAAAGTCAAGCCGCCATGAGATCGTCGAGCTCGCCGATTTGTTCGGCGCCAAGGTGGCGTACGTAGGGTCGTCGTCGATCACGTTCGAGCTCTCCGCGCCGTATGATATTATAAACGACTTTATTGGCTTGATAAAGCCGTACGGTGTGAAGGAGCTCATCCGCACCGGCAAGGTGGCCATGGCGCAGGCGCGGAAGTAA